A region from the Pseudomonas cucumis genome encodes:
- the pvdN gene encoding pyoverdine-tailoring periplasmic protein PvdN, with amino-acid sequence MSDRRTFLKQAGILAAGLPLGASLGTPAAAVQLQAVSRNKWVQLHQLFEQDPNYIHFANFLVTSHPKPVREAIARHRASLDLNPGLAMDWDLGVTHQREENVRLWAGRYLQAKPTQIALTGSTTEGLAMIYGGVQVRPDQEILTTVHEHYSTNNILHFRNQRDGTRVRKIQLFEQPQSISADQVLDTINRNIRPETRVLGMTWVHSGSGVKLPISDIAGLVDEHNRQRDDKDRIIYVVDGVHGFGVEDLSFPAMNCDFFIAGTHKWMFGPRGTGIVCSRSEELKYVSPSVPTFSEATTFSTTMSPGGYHAFEHRWAVDEAFKLHLELGKADVQARIHQLNSYLKQRLLEQPGVELVTPVDPKFSAGFSFFRVKGQDSDAVAAHLMQNRIVCDAVSRDVGPVIRTAPGLLNTEAEVDRFIDVLGKKRSA; translated from the coding sequence ATGAGTGACCGTCGTACTTTTCTGAAACAGGCCGGGATCCTCGCCGCCGGCCTGCCGTTGGGTGCCAGCCTCGGGACCCCGGCCGCCGCCGTGCAGCTGCAAGCCGTGTCCCGGAACAAGTGGGTGCAATTGCACCAGTTGTTCGAGCAGGATCCGAACTACATTCACTTCGCCAATTTCCTGGTGACCTCCCACCCCAAACCCGTGCGCGAGGCCATCGCCCGTCACCGCGCCTCGCTGGACCTGAACCCCGGGCTGGCCATGGACTGGGACCTGGGCGTGACCCACCAGCGCGAAGAAAACGTGAGGCTCTGGGCCGGTCGGTATTTGCAGGCCAAACCGACACAGATCGCCCTCACCGGCAGCACCACCGAAGGCCTGGCGATGATTTATGGCGGCGTGCAGGTGCGTCCCGATCAGGAAATCCTCACCACGGTTCACGAACACTATTCCACGAACAACATCCTGCATTTTCGCAACCAGCGCGATGGCACCCGGGTGCGCAAGATTCAGTTGTTCGAGCAACCACAGTCGATCTCGGCCGACCAAGTGCTGGATACCATCAACCGCAATATCCGCCCCGAGACCCGCGTGCTGGGCATGACCTGGGTGCACTCGGGCAGTGGCGTGAAGCTACCGATCAGCGACATCGCCGGACTCGTCGATGAACACAATCGCCAGCGCGACGACAAGGACCGGATCATTTACGTGGTCGACGGCGTGCACGGTTTCGGCGTCGAAGACCTGAGCTTCCCGGCGATGAACTGCGACTTCTTCATTGCCGGCACCCACAAATGGATGTTCGGCCCCCGCGGCACCGGCATCGTTTGCAGCCGCAGCGAAGAGCTGAAATACGTCAGCCCGAGCGTACCGACCTTCTCCGAAGCCACGACCTTTTCCACCACCATGTCCCCGGGCGGCTATCACGCTTTCGAACATCGCTGGGCCGTGGACGAAGCATTCAAATTGCACCTGGAACTGGGCAAGGCCGACGTCCAGGCGCGTATCCATCAGCTCAACAGCTACCTGAAACAACGATTGCTGGAGCAGCCGGGCGTCGAACTGGTCACCCCGGTCGACCCGAAGTTTTCGGCGGGGTTCAGCTTCTTCCGGGTCAAGGGTCAGGACAGCGATGCGGTGGCCGCTCATCTGATGCAAAACCGGATTGTCTGCGATGCGGTCAGTCGCGACGTCGGCCCGGTGATCCGCACCGCCCCCGGCCTGCTGAATACCGAAGCCGAGGTGGACCGTTTCATCGACGTGCTGGGCAAAAAGCGCTCCGCGTGA
- the pvdO gene encoding dihydropyoverdine dehydrogenase produces MKTLPMPSSLRTLSALALTALLAGLLPGTAQAANPPAPGKVFKDCKDCPEMVVLPAGRYTMGTPADEVGHQPDEGPLHEVTFTRPFAISRFQVLAGEWDAYVRATGNTPADFDDRPGRRCTAGKPSFKQTARHPAVCMNVAEAQGYIAWLSKKTGHAYRMPSESIREYAARAGSTGAFPFAFDEGADYQISKNANTYGAADGYNFTSPAGTFPANAFGVFDMHGNVYEWVADCYREDYVGVPSDGSPWLEQNCKRQVMRGNDWGEAPVFSRSGNRNSSLPTSSGDWLGFRVVREL; encoded by the coding sequence ATGAAAACGCTCCCTATGCCCTCTTCCCTGCGAACCTTATCGGCCCTGGCACTGACCGCATTGCTCGCCGGTCTGCTGCCCGGCACTGCCCAGGCCGCGAACCCGCCAGCCCCCGGCAAGGTGTTCAAGGACTGCAAGGACTGTCCGGAAATGGTCGTGCTGCCCGCCGGCCGCTACACCATGGGCACACCAGCGGATGAAGTCGGCCACCAGCCCGATGAAGGCCCGCTGCATGAAGTGACCTTCACCCGCCCTTTCGCCATCAGCCGCTTTCAGGTACTGGCCGGCGAATGGGACGCCTACGTGCGCGCCACCGGCAACACCCCCGCCGACTTCGATGATCGCCCGGGCCGTCGCTGCACCGCCGGCAAACCCAGCTTCAAACAGACCGCGCGCCACCCGGCCGTGTGCATGAACGTGGCCGAAGCCCAGGGCTACATTGCCTGGCTGTCGAAGAAAACCGGTCATGCCTATCGCATGCCCAGCGAGTCGATCCGTGAGTACGCCGCCCGCGCCGGCAGCACCGGGGCTTTCCCGTTTGCGTTCGATGAAGGCGCCGACTACCAGATCTCGAAAAACGCCAACACCTACGGTGCCGCCGACGGCTACAACTTCACCTCCCCGGCTGGCACCTTCCCGGCCAACGCCTTTGGCGTGTTCGACATGCACGGCAACGTTTATGAGTGGGTCGCCGACTGCTACCGCGAAGACTATGTCGGTGTACCCAGCGACGGCAGCCCGTGGCTGGAGCAGAACTGCAAACGCCAGGTGATGCGTGGCAACGACTGGGGCGAAGCGCCGGTGTTCTCCCGCTCCGGCAATCGCAACAGCAGCCTGCCCACCAGCAGCGGCGATTGGCTGGGGTTTCGCGTAGTGCGTGAGCTCTGA
- a CDS encoding cyclic peptide export ABC transporter has protein sequence MTKPTRGAINELFALLKPFRLIVSASIVLGMIGGLSVTVLLATINNALHSADGLTRTVVMMFAGLCVLALLTSILSDIGTNYVGQHIIARLRKELGEKVLSAPIDQIERYRSHRLIPVLTHDVDTISDFAFAFAPLAISLTVTLGCLGYLAMLSWPMFLMMLVAIAIGTTIQAIARAKGMRGFYAARDSEDELQKHYNAIAEGAKELRIHRPRRQRMFVSGIQKTAEKICDTQIRSINTFVIAKSFGSMLFFVVIGLALALQSFWPSADKAVMSGFVLVLLYMKGPLEHLVSTLPIISRAQIAFRRIAELSDQFSSPEPHLLLEDQGHKPGPVHSLELSNVRYAFPPVEGSEPFRLGPVNLRIEQGDIVFIVGENGCGKTTLIKLLLGLYAPTEGEIRVNDQPITALNRDDYRQHFTTIFADYYLFDDLIQGDRQVPQDATRYLERLEIAHKVSVRDGAFSTTDLSTGQRKRLALVNAWLEERPVLVFDEWAADQDPTFRRIFYTELLPDLKRLGKTIIVISHDDRYFDVADQLVRMEAGKVKSELQLA, from the coding sequence ATGACCAAGCCAACGCGTGGGGCGATCAACGAATTGTTCGCCCTGCTCAAGCCCTTCCGCCTGATCGTCTCTGCGTCCATCGTGCTCGGCATGATCGGTGGCCTGAGCGTCACCGTGTTGCTGGCGACCATCAACAATGCCCTGCACTCCGCCGATGGCCTGACCCGCACCGTGGTGATGATGTTCGCCGGGCTGTGCGTGCTGGCGCTGCTGACCTCGATTTTGTCCGACATCGGCACCAACTACGTCGGTCAGCACATCATCGCCAGGCTGCGCAAAGAGCTGGGGGAGAAAGTGCTGTCGGCGCCGATCGACCAGATCGAGCGCTACCGCAGCCACCGGTTGATCCCGGTGCTGACCCACGACGTGGACACCATCAGCGATTTCGCCTTCGCCTTCGCGCCGTTGGCGATTTCCCTGACCGTGACCCTGGGTTGCCTCGGCTATCTGGCGATGCTGTCGTGGCCGATGTTTCTGATGATGCTGGTGGCCATCGCCATCGGCACCACCATCCAGGCCATCGCCCGGGCCAAGGGCATGCGCGGTTTCTACGCGGCGCGAGACTCCGAAGACGAGCTGCAAAAGCACTACAACGCCATCGCCGAAGGGGCCAAGGAACTGCGCATCCACCGCCCACGTCGTCAGCGCATGTTCGTGTCCGGCATCCAGAAAACCGCCGAGAAAATCTGTGACACGCAGATCCGCTCGATCAATACCTTTGTCATTGCCAAGTCGTTCGGCTCAATGCTGTTCTTCGTGGTCATCGGCCTGGCGCTGGCCCTGCAATCGTTCTGGCCCAGTGCCGACAAGGCCGTGATGAGCGGTTTTGTGTTGGTGCTGCTGTACATGAAAGGCCCGCTGGAACATCTGGTCAGCACCCTGCCAATCATCAGCCGGGCGCAGATTGCGTTTCGCCGGATCGCCGAACTCAGCGATCAGTTTTCCTCCCCGGAACCGCACCTGCTGCTGGAAGATCAGGGCCATAAACCCGGCCCTGTCCACAGTTTGGAACTGAGCAACGTGCGTTACGCTTTCCCGCCGGTGGAAGGCAGCGAGCCCTTCCGCCTCGGCCCGGTCAACCTGCGCATCGAGCAAGGCGACATTGTGTTCATCGTCGGTGAAAACGGCTGTGGCAAAACCACGTTGATCAAGTTGCTGCTGGGTCTTTATGCGCCCACCGAAGGCGAGATCCGCGTGAATGACCAGCCGATCACCGCGCTCAACCGCGATGACTACCGGCAGCATTTCACCACGATATTTGCCGACTATTACCTGTTCGATGACCTGATTCAGGGCGACCGACAAGTGCCGCAGGATGCCACCCGCTACCTCGAACGCTTGGAGATCGCGCACAAGGTCAGCGTGCGCGACGGCGCGTTCAGCACCACCGATCTTTCCACCGGCCAGCGCAAACGCCTGGCGCTGGTCAATGCCTGGCTCGAAGAACGACCGGTGCTGGTGTTCGACGAATGGGCGGCTGATCAAGACCCGACCTTCCGCCGCATTTTCTACACCGAACTGCTGCCTGACCTGAAGCGCCTGGGCAAAACCATCATCGTCATCTCCCACGATGACCGCTACTTCGACGTGGCCGATCAACTGGTGCGCATGGAGGCCGGCAAGGTCAAAAGCGAACTGCAACTCGCGTAA
- a CDS encoding TonB-dependent siderophore receptor, with protein sequence MSASRFMLRPLTRALLMSSTTRSRMTSTGLGLAMTLAVTPYVQAQEWTLNIPAQPLAQALQTLGQQTNLQIIYSPESIQNLRSSALNGRYQEDDSLSALLKGTGLRHQRDGNTVTLLAPATGNAMELAPTSINGQRLGATTEGSNSYTTGAVTIGKGEHSLRETPQSITVITRKMLDDQNLNTIEQVMEKTPGITVYDSPMGGKYFYSRGFRMTGQYQYDGVPLDIGSSYVQADAFSSDMAIYDRVEVLRGAAGMMKGAGGTAGGVNFVRKRGQDTPHTQLSLSAGTWDNYRGQVDTGGPLNDAGTIRGRAVVTQQTRQYFYDVGERRDQIYYGALDFDLSDYTTLGLGMAYEDVDATPCWGGLPRYADGSDLKLSRSTCLNTAWNNQRSKRATYFGDLKHEFNENWALKVAGVYSKNTQDMEYAFPSGSVPVGATSTNTPMIGSIFDYDQVDYGLDAYVDGKFDAFGQEHELIVGANASRSHKDDFYAVALLPDSQNVLNPNHHLPQPDESFYLANATRGGPVDMRIKQYGAYSTARLKLADPLTFVLGSRVSWYKSETDSVSFWRGEGTPISSEAKETGQVTPFAALLFDINDNLTVYTSYADIFTPQGNYKTITGSTLKPLIGQSYELGIKGEWFDGRLNSSFNLFRTVQKDAAQDDPACPDSTCSQNSGKVRAQGFEAEVSGEVIDRLQLLAGYTYTQTKVLEDADASQDGVSYNSYVPRHLLRVWGDYALSGPLERVTVGAGVNAQSSNYRVSPSSGNNITQAGYAVWNGRIGYRIDDTWSVALNGNNLFDKRYYATVGSEGWGNFYGEPRNFVMSVKADF encoded by the coding sequence ATGTCCGCATCCCGTTTCATGCTTCGACCTCTGACCCGCGCCCTGTTAATGAGCAGCACGACTCGCTCGCGCATGACGTCCACCGGCCTCGGCCTGGCGATGACCCTGGCGGTGACGCCGTATGTCCAGGCCCAGGAATGGACCCTGAACATCCCGGCCCAGCCATTGGCTCAGGCGCTGCAGACGCTCGGTCAACAGACCAACCTGCAAATCATCTACAGCCCCGAGAGCATTCAGAACCTGCGTTCCAGTGCCCTCAACGGCCGCTATCAGGAAGACGATTCGCTCAGCGCGCTGCTCAAGGGCACCGGGTTGCGCCATCAGCGCGACGGCAACACGGTCACGCTGCTGGCGCCGGCCACGGGCAATGCGATGGAACTGGCACCGACCAGTATCAACGGGCAGCGATTGGGCGCGACCACCGAAGGCAGCAACTCTTACACCACCGGGGCGGTGACCATTGGCAAAGGCGAGCATTCGCTCAGGGAAACCCCGCAGTCGATCACCGTCATCACCCGCAAGATGCTCGATGACCAGAACCTGAACACCATCGAACAGGTCATGGAAAAGACCCCGGGCATCACCGTTTACGACTCGCCCATGGGCGGCAAGTATTTCTACTCCCGCGGTTTCCGCATGACCGGCCAGTACCAGTACGACGGCGTGCCGCTGGACATCGGCAGCAGCTACGTGCAGGCCGATGCCTTCAGCAGCGACATGGCGATCTATGATCGGGTCGAAGTGTTGCGCGGCGCGGCCGGGATGATGAAGGGCGCCGGCGGCACCGCAGGGGGTGTGAACTTCGTGCGCAAGCGCGGCCAGGACACCCCGCACACTCAACTGTCGTTATCCGCCGGGACCTGGGACAACTACCGTGGCCAGGTCGACACCGGCGGCCCGCTTAACGACGCCGGCACCATTCGTGGCCGGGCCGTGGTGACCCAGCAGACCCGTCAGTATTTCTATGACGTTGGCGAACGCAGGGACCAGATCTACTACGGCGCGCTGGACTTCGACCTGAGCGACTACACCACCCTGGGCCTGGGCATGGCCTATGAAGACGTCGATGCCACTCCGTGCTGGGGCGGCCTGCCGCGCTACGCCGATGGCAGCGACCTGAAGCTCTCTCGCTCCACGTGCCTGAACACCGCCTGGAACAACCAGCGCAGCAAGCGGGCCACCTACTTCGGCGACCTGAAACACGAGTTCAACGAAAACTGGGCGCTGAAGGTCGCGGGGGTTTACTCGAAAAACACCCAGGACATGGAATACGCCTTCCCGAGCGGTTCGGTACCGGTTGGCGCCACCAGCACCAATACCCCGATGATCGGCAGCATCTTTGACTACGATCAGGTCGACTACGGCCTCGACGCTTATGTGGACGGCAAGTTCGACGCATTCGGCCAAGAGCACGAGCTGATCGTCGGCGCCAACGCCAGCCGCTCCCACAAAGATGACTTCTACGCCGTGGCCCTCCTGCCTGATAGTCAGAATGTGCTGAACCCCAACCATCACCTGCCCCAGCCGGATGAAAGTTTCTACCTGGCCAACGCCACCCGGGGTGGTCCGGTAGACATGCGGATCAAGCAATATGGCGCCTATTCCACGGCACGCCTGAAACTGGCCGATCCGCTGACCTTCGTCTTGGGCAGCCGCGTCAGCTGGTACAAGTCCGAAACCGACTCCGTCTCGTTCTGGCGCGGCGAAGGCACACCGATCAGTTCCGAGGCCAAGGAAACCGGGCAAGTCACCCCGTTCGCCGCGCTGCTGTTCGATATCAACGATAACCTGACCGTCTACACCAGCTACGCGGATATCTTCACCCCGCAAGGCAACTACAAGACCATCACCGGTTCGACACTCAAGCCATTGATCGGTCAGAGCTATGAACTGGGGATCAAGGGTGAATGGTTCGACGGTCGCCTGAACAGCTCCTTCAACCTGTTCCGCACTGTCCAGAAAGACGCAGCCCAGGATGACCCGGCCTGCCCGGACAGCACCTGCTCGCAAAACTCCGGCAAAGTGCGCGCCCAAGGCTTCGAAGCGGAAGTCAGCGGTGAAGTCATTGACCGCCTGCAGTTGCTGGCCGGTTACACCTACACCCAGACCAAGGTGCTGGAAGACGCCGACGCCAGTCAGGACGGTGTGTCGTATAACTCGTATGTGCCGCGCCACCTGCTGCGCGTGTGGGGCGACTACGCCCTCAGCGGACCACTGGAACGCGTCACCGTCGGTGCCGGCGTCAATGCCCAAAGCAGCAACTACCGCGTCTCGCCGAGCAGCGGCAACAACATCACCCAGGCTGGCTATGCGGTCTGGAACGGTCGCATCGGCTACCGCATCGACGACACCTGGTCCGTGGCACTGAACGGCAACAACCTGTTCGACAAGCGCTACTACGCCACGGTCGGTTCCGAAGGTTGGGGTAACTTCTACGGTGAACCGCGCAACTTCGTGATGTCGGTCAAGGCTGACTTCTGA
- a CDS encoding alpha/beta hydrolase, which produces MSLHPDLEAFLDLAQDGQDAGQPALHQLTPAEARAIFEQTTAQLRWNAPQDLDVLEVNTTARDGAPLALRLYRPAGATAPMPVLVYFHGGGFVVGSLDSHDGVCREFCRRTPCAVLSVGYRLAPEHRFPTALEDGEDALSWLAEQALALGLDASRVAFGGDSAGATLATVLALQAVVQPHTVAIAPKVQLLCYPVTDASRTHDSRLLFSEGYLLENDTLAWFYQHYARSPEDLLDWRFSPLLAEDLRGVAPAIVLLAGFDPLLDEGQAYVDKLRAQGVSVELEQCPGLTHDLLRLASVMPDVLSVHESLSRALSRHLG; this is translated from the coding sequence ATGTCGTTACACCCTGATCTGGAAGCCTTCCTCGACCTGGCGCAAGACGGCCAGGACGCAGGCCAGCCGGCGCTGCATCAACTGACCCCGGCCGAGGCCCGGGCGATCTTCGAACAAACCACGGCGCAATTGCGTTGGAATGCTCCTCAGGATCTTGATGTGCTGGAGGTCAACACCACGGCCCGGGACGGTGCGCCGCTGGCATTGCGTTTGTATCGCCCGGCCGGGGCGACGGCACCGATGCCGGTGCTGGTGTATTTCCATGGTGGTGGTTTTGTAGTGGGCAGCCTGGATTCCCATGACGGTGTCTGCCGCGAATTCTGCCGGCGTACGCCGTGCGCGGTGTTGTCGGTTGGCTATCGGCTGGCGCCGGAGCATCGCTTTCCGACAGCGCTGGAGGACGGTGAAGACGCCTTGTCCTGGCTGGCGGAACAGGCGCTGGCCCTGGGGCTGGATGCCAGTCGCGTCGCGTTCGGTGGCGACAGTGCCGGTGCCACATTGGCGACGGTGCTGGCCTTGCAAGCGGTGGTTCAGCCACACACCGTGGCCATCGCCCCCAAGGTGCAATTGCTGTGTTATCCGGTCACCGACGCCTCGCGCACCCACGATTCGCGCCTGTTGTTCAGTGAAGGGTATTTGCTGGAAAACGACACGCTGGCCTGGTTCTACCAGCACTATGCTCGCAGCCCCGAAGACCTGCTGGACTGGCGCTTCTCGCCGTTGCTGGCTGAAGACCTGCGCGGTGTGGCGCCGGCGATTGTGCTGCTGGCCGGGTTCGATCCGTTACTCGATGAAGGCCAGGCCTACGTCGATAAACTGCGCGCGCAGGGGGTGAGTGTCGAACTCGAACAGTGCCCGGGTTTGACCCATGACCTGCTCAGATTGGCCTCGGTGATGCCGGATGTGCTGAGCGTGCATGAAAGCTTGAGCCGGGCACTGAGTCGGCATTTGGGCTGA